One Cytobacillus luteolus genomic window carries:
- a CDS encoding neutral/alkaline non-lysosomal ceramidase N-terminal domain-containing protein, producing MKKFFKVFMISVLVLSLFIPSIGLAKHDDDDDDDDDKFYEAFEAGVAQNRISPTKSHLAEGVYLGGYDGFKQRGKAIGVADPIYARALALKSESEKLVFVTLDTTGVGNKVLNVIREKASKKTGVSKNAIMISSTHTHAGPDLQGLWGGVSNSYKDYFINQVVKTIEEAVDDQEDSMVTVGSTVVPQNLVHNRRGKSETDTTLTTLQITQLEKEKGKGKGKGKGHQKGKGKGHDKGKGKGHNKGDDDEEKVIATLINFAVHPTILGRDNKNFSADFVGYLHSEVEDQFGGISLFVNGALGDATPISNGNTDQKKAEYYGKEIAKYVEKAIDNARVLPKGLKITNKKVDFVVENQGFVSGYNTGILSPYYEMKKVNNVLKLESTISRVTIGDKNTNIELVTAPGEAVTGLGLSLRKVMDNKYSMILGLTHDTLGYLIPESEWDPKKYEEQVSIERAAGEKVRNVVLELYGKKSQPLPQPVTLKAGASKEKITPTTAMMDATKQGPLYLGGYGNGRKADPNQVLDELWARTIILQSGGKTVAFTALDSVGIFQKDSLEIQKRARDALRTKGIYVDHIVVSSTHTHHAPDTMGLWGAKNKSGINPFYQEYLISQAAKSIINAATSMQTVKELRYGVQDTSGLIRDSRDPNVMDDDIYVMHAVGLNNQTIGTLVKWASHPETILGHYNEAITSDYVHPLRETVEKSVGGTTVFVNGAIGGLLTSLKVDVGYGTGKEGSKATMKVIGERAGIAALTAIKNSTISKDHTIKIATRDVYLPLENPNYYLLGYYGMLNRDVYINGAKQSSMPLPPQYGGKQVDLLTEVSAVKIGDAQFAMVPGELYPEIELGKFQTKSLAHNPNAAHELAIKPNMSGKYNFVLGLSNDAIGYIIPRNDFVPLVQDGLYWKEGIHRIQNKQLYGEINSVGPSTAAILSNTLVELLRAIK from the coding sequence TTGAAGAAGTTTTTTAAGGTATTTATGATCTCAGTTTTAGTGTTGTCGTTATTTATTCCATCTATTGGTCTGGCTAAGCACGATGATGATGATGATGATGATGATGACAAGTTTTATGAAGCATTTGAGGCGGGTGTAGCGCAGAATAGAATTAGCCCAACTAAAAGTCATTTGGCAGAAGGCGTTTATTTAGGAGGGTATGATGGTTTTAAACAACGTGGTAAAGCTATAGGTGTAGCTGATCCGATTTATGCCCGCGCACTGGCACTTAAGTCTGAGTCCGAAAAGCTTGTTTTTGTCACATTGGATACGACTGGTGTAGGGAACAAGGTACTGAATGTGATTCGTGAAAAAGCATCAAAAAAGACCGGAGTATCTAAGAATGCAATCATGATTAGCTCAACTCATACACATGCAGGACCAGATCTTCAAGGCTTGTGGGGTGGTGTATCTAATTCCTACAAGGATTACTTTATCAATCAGGTTGTAAAAACAATTGAAGAAGCAGTAGATGACCAAGAAGATTCAATGGTTACTGTAGGCTCTACAGTGGTTCCACAAAACCTGGTCCATAATCGAAGGGGCAAAAGTGAGACCGATACAACTTTAACAACCCTACAGATTACTCAACTAGAGAAGGAAAAAGGTAAAGGAAAGGGTAAGGGTAAAGGGCATCAAAAAGGCAAAGGTAAAGGGCATGATAAGGGTAAAGGTAAAGGCCACAATAAAGGGGACGATGATGAAGAAAAAGTCATCGCTACCTTAATAAACTTTGCTGTTCACCCGACTATTTTAGGTAGAGATAATAAAAATTTTTCTGCTGATTTTGTAGGGTACCTTCACTCTGAAGTAGAAGACCAATTTGGTGGCATCTCTCTTTTTGTTAACGGTGCTTTAGGTGATGCTACACCGATTTCTAATGGCAACACTGACCAAAAGAAGGCCGAATACTATGGAAAAGAGATTGCTAAATATGTTGAGAAAGCTATAGATAATGCTAGAGTTTTACCTAAAGGGTTAAAAATTACGAATAAAAAAGTTGATTTCGTAGTAGAGAATCAAGGATTTGTTAGTGGCTATAACACAGGAATTTTAAGCCCGTATTATGAAATGAAAAAGGTAAATAATGTACTGAAGCTTGAGAGCACAATTTCAAGAGTAACCATCGGGGATAAAAATACAAACATTGAACTAGTTACGGCTCCAGGAGAAGCAGTAACTGGGCTTGGTCTTAGTCTCCGTAAAGTAATGGACAATAAATATTCAATGATTTTAGGGCTTACTCATGATACGCTTGGTTATCTAATTCCTGAGAGTGAATGGGATCCTAAGAAATATGAAGAACAAGTATCGATTGAAAGAGCAGCTGGTGAAAAAGTTAGAAACGTAGTTTTAGAGCTTTACGGAAAGAAGTCACAACCTTTACCACAGCCAGTTACTCTTAAAGCTGGAGCTTCTAAAGAAAAAATTACACCTACCACAGCTATGATGGATGCTACAAAACAAGGTCCTCTGTATCTTGGTGGGTACGGAAATGGTAGAAAAGCTGACCCTAATCAGGTACTTGATGAATTATGGGCAAGAACAATCATCCTTCAATCAGGTGGAAAAACGGTCGCATTTACTGCCCTTGATTCTGTAGGTATTTTTCAAAAGGATTCTTTAGAGATTCAAAAACGAGCTCGTGATGCACTGCGTACAAAAGGCATCTATGTTGATCATATTGTCGTGTCTTCAACACATACTCATCATGCTCCAGACACAATGGGGCTTTGGGGAGCAAAAAATAAAAGCGGTATTAACCCATTTTACCAAGAATATTTAATAAGTCAGGCAGCTAAATCAATTATTAATGCTGCAACTTCTATGCAAACTGTAAAAGAACTTCGTTACGGAGTACAAGATACCTCTGGCCTAATTAGAGATTCACGCGATCCAAATGTGATGGATGACGATATCTATGTCATGCATGCAGTAGGTCTTAACAATCAAACAATTGGTACACTAGTAAAATGGGCCAGCCACCCTGAGACCATTCTTGGCCACTATAATGAAGCTATCACTTCAGACTATGTCCATCCATTAAGAGAGACTGTTGAGAAAAGTGTTGGTGGAACCACTGTATTCGTGAATGGCGCAATTGGCGGATTATTAACTTCCCTAAAAGTTGATGTTGGTTATGGAACTGGTAAAGAAGGAAGTAAAGCAACAATGAAGGTTATTGGAGAGCGAGCTGGTATTGCAGCTCTAACGGCAATTAAAAATAGTACAATTAGTAAGGATCATACGATAAAAATTGCTACTAGAGATGTATATTTACCCTTAGAAAATCCAAACTACTATTTACTAGGATACTACGGAATGTTAAATCGAGATGTATACATTAATGGTGCAAAGCAAAGCAGTATGCCACTTCCTCCACAATACGGTGGAAAACAGGTTGATTTATTAACTGAAGTATCAGCGGTAAAAATCGGGGATGCACAGTTTGCTATGGTTCCTGGAGAGTTATACCCAGAAATAGAGCTTGGAAAATTCCAAACAAAAAGCTTAGCACACAATCCAAATGCTGCTCATGAATTAGCGATTAAGCCAAACATGTCAGGTAAATATAATTTTGTACTTGGCTTATCTAATGATGCGATTGGCTACATTATCCCAAGAAATGACTTCGTCCCACTGGTCCAAGATGGACTTTATTGGAAAGAAGGTATTCACCGCATACAGAACAAACAACTATACGGCGAAATCAACTCAGTCGGGCCTTCAACAGCAGCCATCCTCTCTAACACTCTTGTAGAACTTTTAAGGGCAATTAAATAA
- a CDS encoding amino acid ABC transporter ATP-binding protein — MIRIEHLSKSFKDNEVLKSISLQIEKGEVVSIIGPSGSGKTTLLRCMNLLEIPTSGTLSIGEVQVGFNGKTPSKQQKRNVQNYSGMVFQHFHLFPHKTVLENIIEAPLVVQKRRRTEVVLEAEELLGKVGLLGHKDHYSEQLSGGQKQRAAIARMLALKPEILLFDEPTSALDPELVGEVLTVIKELAKEGQTMIIVTHEMGFARDVSDRVIFIADGFIVEQGKPEDLFTTPKEERTQQFLQKVLTR, encoded by the coding sequence ATGATTCGTATAGAACACTTAAGTAAAAGCTTTAAAGATAATGAAGTATTAAAATCGATTTCCTTGCAAATAGAAAAGGGAGAAGTAGTCAGCATTATCGGGCCATCAGGGTCTGGAAAAACAACATTGCTGCGCTGTATGAATTTACTGGAGATTCCAACATCGGGGACACTTTCGATTGGCGAAGTCCAGGTTGGATTTAACGGTAAAACACCCTCTAAGCAACAAAAGAGAAATGTACAAAATTACTCAGGGATGGTATTTCAACACTTTCACCTATTTCCACATAAAACAGTTTTAGAGAATATAATTGAAGCACCATTGGTTGTTCAAAAAAGAAGGAGAACCGAAGTAGTTTTAGAAGCTGAGGAGCTACTGGGTAAAGTTGGCTTGCTAGGGCACAAGGACCATTATTCTGAACAATTATCAGGAGGACAAAAACAACGTGCGGCCATTGCTAGAATGCTAGCATTAAAACCTGAAATCCTACTATTTGATGAACCTACATCTGCACTTGATCCTGAGTTAGTAGGAGAAGTTCTAACTGTTATTAAAGAGCTCGCGAAAGAAGGACAGACGATGATTATCGTTACTCATGAAATGGGCTTTGCACGTGACGTATCTGACCGTGTGATCTTTATAGCAGATGGCTTCATCGTTGAACAAGGAAAACCAGAAGACCTTTTCACAACGCCAAAAGAAGAACGAACACAACAGTTTCTACAAAAAGTACTAACAAGATAA
- a CDS encoding amino acid ABC transporter permease, whose translation MSNFKWEYLFNIEIALDSLPFILEGAWYTILIAVVSMGISLVLGLFIALARMSKYWINSIPARIFISFMRGTPLLVILFILYFGLPMLGIELQPLTAAIIGISVHFSAYSAEIIRSAISSVSKGQWEAAETLRMSYWQTMRRIILPQATRIALPPLSSVFMDIIKGTSLAMVITVSEMFYRAKVVVGQTYESLTLYILVALIYWGLCTIVTLLQDYLEKKANRYVSS comes from the coding sequence ATGTCAAATTTCAAATGGGAATATCTATTTAATATAGAAATTGCGTTAGACTCACTTCCCTTTATATTGGAAGGGGCCTGGTATACGATTCTGATTGCCGTTGTAAGCATGGGCATTTCCTTAGTATTGGGTTTGTTTATTGCGCTGGCAAGAATGAGTAAGTATTGGATTAACAGTATTCCCGCTCGGATTTTCATATCATTTATGAGAGGAACCCCTCTTCTCGTTATTTTATTTATTTTATATTTTGGCTTACCGATGCTTGGTATTGAGTTGCAGCCTCTTACAGCAGCGATTATCGGTATTAGTGTGCATTTTTCAGCTTATAGTGCCGAAATTATTCGCTCTGCCATATCTTCTGTTTCTAAAGGTCAATGGGAGGCCGCGGAGACCCTTCGTATGAGTTATTGGCAAACAATGCGTCGGATTATTTTACCACAGGCTACTCGGATTGCACTCCCTCCTTTATCAAGTGTGTTCATGGATATCATTAAGGGAACCTCACTTGCAATGGTTATCACGGTATCTGAAATGTTTTACCGTGCAAAAGTTGTAGTTGGTCAAACGTATGAGAGCTTAACATTGTATATTCTAGTTGCCTTGATTTACTGGGGACTTTGTACAATTGTAACCTTGTTACAAGATTACCTCGAGAAAAAAGCAAACCGTTATGTTTCATCATGA